Proteins encoded in a region of the Raphanus sativus cultivar WK10039 chromosome 8, ASM80110v3, whole genome shotgun sequence genome:
- the LOC108822378 gene encoding uncharacterized protein LOC108822378 — protein MASIDITKYGHSPVHHAVVTRDYASLKKLLSALPKMRDPSEVKNEAASASEETKADSIASVIDRRDVVNRDTALHLAVKLGDETSAEMLMSSGADWSLQNEQGWSALQEAICGREERIAMIIVRHYQPLAWAKWCRRLPRLVATMHRMRDFYMEITFHFESSVIPFISRVAPSDTYKIWKRGANLRADMTLAGFDGFRIQRSDQTILFLGDGSEDGKVPSGSLLMISHKDKEIMNALDGAGAPATEEEVRQEVAAMSKTSIFRPGIDVTQAVLFPQLTWRRQERSEMVGKWKAKVYDMHNVVVSIKSRRVPGAMTDEELFSKGDRENEAESGEDLGDVLTEDERKQLELALKLDGDSPEESSNNNSCSFEEREVPVTDGNNNGYCKQEKKGWFSGWRKREEVGEKRSSVPPRSSLCVDEKVSDLLGEDDDDCPSGTGGREIKPGRHSTVETIKRDDSSSKASTSEGSGSSKRKEGGSKENEYKKGLRPILWLSERFPLQTKELLPLLDILANKVKAVRRLRELMTTKLPSGTFPVKVAIPVIPTIRVLVTFTKFEELEAIEDEFVTPPSTPSSPVKNSPREEPPQASSSSSSSSWYQWMKTPSQRPSTSSGGFSNGKGENDQDPFAIPRGYNWITSEEKKKKVQEKNKAKKGKSSQNS, from the exons ATGGCAAGCATTGATATCACCAAGTATGGTCATAGCCCCGTTCACCACGCTGTCGTCACAAGAGACTACGCAAGTCTCAAGAAACTACTCTCCGCTCTTCCCAAAATGCGTGACCCTTCCGAGGTCAAAAACGAAGCAGCTTCCGCGTCCGAAGAGACGAAAGCCGACTCCATCGCATCCGTTATAGACAGACGCGACGTCGTTAACCGAGACACGGCTCTTCATCTAGCCGTCAAGCTCGGAGACGAGACCTCAGCTGAGATGCTCATGTCCTCCGGAGCCGACTGGAGCCTTCAGAACGAGCAAGGGTGGAGCGCTCTGCAGGAAGCTATCTGCGGCAGAGAGGAGAGGATCGCTATGATCATCGTGAGGCATTATCAGCCTCTCGCTTGGGCTAAATGGTGCAGGAGGTTGCCTAGGCTCGTGGCCACGATGCATAGGATGAGAGACTTCTACATGGAGATCACTTTCCATTTCGAGAGCTCGGTGATACCTTTTATCTCCAGAGTGGCTCCCTCTGATACTTACAAGATATGGAAGAGAGGTGCGAATCTCAGAGCTGACATGACGTTGGCTGGCTTCGACGGTTTCAGGATCCAGAGATCTGATCAGACTATACTCTTCCTCGGAGATGGATCGGAGGATGGTAAAGTTCCATCCGGTTCTCTCCTTATGATATCGCATAAAGATAAGGAGATTATGAATGCGTTGGACGGTGCTGGCGCTCCGGCTACGGAGGAAGAAGTGCGTCAAGAAGTGGCTGCTATGTCGAAAACGAGCATATTCAGACCGGGGATCGATGTGACTCAAGCGGTTCTGTTCCCGCAGCTGACGTGGAGGCGTCAGGAGAGGAGCGAGATGGTTGGGAAGTGGAAGGCTAAAGTGTACGATATGCACAATGTGGTTGTGAGTATAAAGTCTAGGAGAGTTCCCGGCGCGATGACCGATGAGGAGCTTTTCTCGAAGGGTGATCGAGAGAACGAAGCTGAGAGCGGGGAGGATCTTGGAGATGTGTTGACGGAAGATGAGAGGAAGCAGCTTGAGTTAGCGCTCAAGCTGGATGGTGATTCTCCGGAGGAATCTTCTAATAATAATAGCTGTTCTTTCGAGGAGAGGGAGGTGCCGGTGACGGATGGGAACAACAACGGGTATTGTAAACAGGAGAAGAAAGGTTGGTTTAGCGGGTGGAGGAAACGTGAGGAAGTAGGAGAGAAACGAAGCAGCGTTCCTCCGAGGAGTTCGCTTTGTGTTGATGAGAAAGTAAGTGATCTTCTTggggaggatgatgatgattgtcCATCTGGTACTGGAGGAAGAGAGATTAAACCGGGGAGACACTCAACAGTTGAGACTATTAAGAGAGATGATTCATCATCAAAAGCTTCAACATCGGAAGGCAGTGGAAGTAGTAAGCGAAAGGAAGGTGGAAGCAAAGAGAACGAGTACAAGAAAGGGCTTAGACCAATTCTTTGGCTCTCTGAGAGGTTCCCATTGCAGACAAAGGAGCTTCTTCCGTTGCTTGATATCCTTGCAAACAAAGTCAAAGCAGTTCGGCGTTTAAGGGAGCTTATGACCACGAAACTACCATCCGGAACATTCCCTGTCAAG GTTGCTATTCCGGTGATCCCTACGATTAGAGTACTCGTTACATTCACAAAGTTTGAAGAGCTAGAAGCTATTGAAGATGAGTTTGTAACGCCACCATCTACCCCTAGTTCTCCGGTGAAAAACAGTCCTAGAGAGGAACCACCACAGGCCTCATCAAgctcatcatcctcatcatgGTATCAATGGATGAAAACACCGAGCCAACGTCCATCAACAAGCTCGGGAGGGTTTAGTAATGGTAAAGGCGAAAACGATCAAGACCCGTTTGCAATTCCTAGGGGATACAATTGGATCACAtctgaagagaagaaaaagaaggtaCAAGAGAAGAACAAAGCTAAGAAGGGGAAGTCATCTCAGAACAGCTGA
- the LOC108819147 gene encoding protein SULFUR DEFICIENCY-INDUCED 2, translating to MMSLRRGGGERQEYNVVHKLPHGDSPYVRAKHVQLVEKDVEAAIELFWRAIKARDRVDSALKDMALLMKQQNRADEAIDAIHSFRYLCSRQAQESLDNVLVDLYKKCGRIEEQVELLKQKLWMIYQGEAFNGKPTKTARSHGKKFQVTVQKETSRILGNLGWAYMQLKDYTSAETVYRKAQGIEPDANKACNLCSCLIKQGKLVEARSVLFRDVLQEKKEGFGDDLRLKVRVQELLSELESREEAEAAAVLASVSVENEWRRPYRRTIRRLPIFEEILPLRDQLAC from the exons ATGATGAGTctgagaagaggaggaggagagagacaAGAGTACAACGTTGTTCATAAGCTCCCTCACGGTGACAGTCCTTACGTCCGAGCCAAGCACGTTCAG CTTGTGGAGAAGGATGTGGAAGCAGCGATAGAGCTGTTCTGGAGAGCGATCAAAGCGAGAGACAGAGTGGACAGTGCTCTTAAAGACATGGCTTTGCttatgaaacaacaaaacagaGCAGATGAAGCGATTGATGCTATTCATTCCTTTAGATATCTTTGTTCGAGGCAAGCTCAAGAATCACTCGACAATGTCCTCGTCGATCTCTACAAG AAGTGTGGGAGGATAGAAGAGCAAGTTGAGCTGTTGAAGCAAAAGCTTTGGATGATATACCAAGGAGAAGCATTCAACGGCAAGCCTACAAAGACAGCTAGATCTCACGGGAAGAAGTTTCAGGTCACGGTCCAGAAGGAGACATCTAGGATCTTG GGAAACTTGGGATGGGCTTATATGCAGCTAAAGGACTATACATCGGCTGAAACCGTGTACCGCAAGGCTCAAGGGATTGAGCCAGATGCAAACAAGGCTTGCAATCTATGCTCATGTCTTATCAAGCAAGGGAAGCTCGTTGAGGCTAGATCAGTTCTCTTTCGTGATGTGTTACAGGAGAAGAAAGAAGGGTTTGGTGATGATTTGAGGTTGAAGGTTCGAGTTCAAGAGCTGTTGAGTGAGCTAGAGAGTCGGGAAGAAGCAGAAGCAGCAGCTGTTTTAGCTTCTGTATCTGTGGAAAATGAATGGAGGAGGCCTTATAGGAGGACAATTAGAAGACTTCCGATTTTCGAAGAGATCTTACCACTTAGAGATCAACTAGCTTGTTGA
- the LOC108819007 gene encoding vesicle-associated membrane protein 721 produces MAQQSLIYSFVARGTVILVEFTDFKGNFTSIAAQCLQKLPSSNNKFTYNCDGHTFNYLVEDGFTYCVVAVESAGRQIPMAFLERVKEDFNKRYGGGKAATAQANSLNKEFGSKLKEHMQYCMDHPDEISKLAKVKAQVSEVKGVMMENIEKVLDRGEKIELLVDKTENLRSQAQDFRTTGTQMRRKMWLQNMKIKLIVLAIIVALILIIVLSVCHGFKC; encoded by the exons atggcgCAACAATCGCTGATCTACAGCTTCGTGGCTCGAGGAACGGTGATCCTGGTGGAGTTCACTGATTTCAAAGGCAACTTCACCTCCATCGCTGCTCAGTGCCTCCAGAAGCTCCCTTCCTCCAACAACAAGTTCACCTACAACTGCGACGGTCACACCTTCAACTACCTCGTCGAAGATGGATTCA CGTATTGTGTTGTTGCGGTTGAATCTGCTGGGAGGCAGATTCCGATGGCGTTCTTGGAGAGAGTGAAGGAGGATTTTAACAAGAGATATGGTGGTGGTAAGGCTGCCACTGCTCAAGCGAACAGCTTGAATAAAGAGTTTGG GTCTAAGCTGAAGGAGCACATGCAGTATTGTATGGATCATCCTGATGAGATTAGCAAGCTTGCTAAGGTGAAGGCGCAGGTGTCTGAAGTTAAGGGTGTTATGATGGAGAACATCGAGAAG GTTCTTGACCGTGGTGAGAAAATTGAGCTTCTGGTGGACAAAACTGAGAACCTTCGCTCACAG GCACAAGATTTTAGGACAACAGGGACGCAGATGAGAAGAAAGATGTGGCTTCAAAACATGAAGATAAAACTCATAGTCCTCGCCATCATTGTAGCGTTGATTCTCATAATTGTGCTCTCAGTTTGCCACGGCTTCAAGTGTTAA
- the LOC108818686 gene encoding probable voltage-gated potassium channel subunit beta has product MQYKNLGRSGLKVSTLSFGAWVTFGNQLDVKEAKSILQCCRDHGVNFFDNAEVYANGRAEEIMGQAIRELGWRRSDVVVSTKIFWGGPGPNDKGLSRKHIVEGTKASLKRLDMDYVDVLYCHRPDASTPIEETVRAMNYVIDKGWAFYWGTSEWSAQQITEAWGAAERLDLVGPIVEQPEYNMFARHKVESEFLPLYTNHGIGLTTWSPLASGVLTGKYNKGAIPSDSRFALENYKNLANRSLVDDVLRKVSGLKPIADELGVTLAQLAIAWCASNPNVSSVITGATRESQIQENMKAVDVIPLLTPHVLDKIEQVIQSKPKRTESYR; this is encoded by the exons ATGCAGTACAAGAACTTGGGGAGATCGGGATTGAAGGTGAGCACGCTCTCTTTCGGAGCGTGGGTCACTTTCGGCAACCAGCTAGATGTGAAAGAAGCCAAGTCGATTCTCCAGTGCTGTCGCGATCACGGAGTCAATTTCTTCGACAACGCCGAGGTTTACGCCAATGGCCGCGCCGAGGAGATCATGGGCCAGGCGATTCGCGAGCTCGGTTGGCGCAGATCCGACGTCGTTGTCTCCACCAAGATCTTCTGGGGTGGTCCTGGTCCTAACGACAAAGGTTTGTCGAGGAAACATATagttgaaggaaccaaagcttcTCTCAAACGACTCGATATGGACTATGTCGATGTGCTCTATTGTCACAG GCCGGATGCTTCAACTCCTATAGAAGAGACAGTGAGGGCGATGAACTACGTGATTGATAAGGGTTGGGCATTCTACTGGGGGACTAGTGAATGGTCGGCTCAACAGATCACAGAGGCATGGGGAGCTGCTGAGAGGTTGGATCTGGTTGGTCCAATCGTTGAACAGCCTGAGTACAACATGTTCGCTAGGCACAAG GTTGAGTCAGAGTTTCTTCCTCTGTACACAAACCATGGCATAGGTCTCACTACTTGGAGTCCACTTGCATCTGGTGTGCTCACTGGTAAATACAACAAGGGAGCTATTCCTTCGGACAGCCGATTTGCATTGGAGAACTACAAA AACCTTGCCAATAGATCACTTGTGGATGATGTTCTGAGGAAAGTTAGTGGTCTCAAGCCTATTGCAGATGAGCTAGGTGTAACATTGGCTCAGCTTGCAATCGCGTGGTGTGCTTCAAATCCTAATGTGTCTTCTGTTATCACTGGTGCCACAAGGGAGTCACAG ATTCAAGAAAACATGAAGGCTGTTGATGTGATCCCATTGTTGACGCCACATGTTCTGGACAAGATCGAGCAAGTGATACAGAGCAAACCTAAACGTACTGAATCATACCGTTAA
- the LOC108822510 gene encoding nucleolar GTP-binding protein 1 — MVQYNFKKITVVPNGKDFIDIILSRTQRQTPTVVHKGYKINRLRQFYMRKVKYTQTNFHEKLSTIIEEFPRLDQIHPFYGDLLHVLYNKDHYKLALGQVNTARNLISKIAKDYVKLLKYGDSLYRCKCLKVAALGRMCTVLKRITPSLAYLEQIRQHMARLPSIDPNTRTVLICGYPNVGKSSFMNKVTRADVDVQPYAFTTKSLFVGHTDYKYLRYQVIDTPGILDRPFEDRNIIEMCSITALAHLRAAVLFFLDISGSCGYTIAQQAALFHSIKSLFLNKPLVIVCNKTDLMPMENISEDDRKLIEEMKAEAMKTAMGASEEAVLLKMSTLTEEGVMAVKNAACERLLDQRVEAKMKSKKINDHLNRFHVALPKPRDNIERPHSIPQVVLEAKAKEAAAVEKRKTEKDLEEENGGAGVYSASLRKHYILEHEEWKEDILPEILDGHNVADFLDPDILLRLEELEREEETRLANGEEDDFEMDGEELTEEQKEQLAKIRNKKAVLIREHRLKKTVAQNRSTVPRKFDKDKKYTTKRMGRELSSLGLDPSAAVDRARSKSRGRKRDRSEDAMDVDDEQDSNKKMRVRSKSRSMSISRSQSRPPPHEVVPGEGFKDSTQKKAALKISNSSHKKRDKNARRGEADRVIPTLRPKHLFSGKRGKGKTDRR, encoded by the coding sequence ATGGTGCAATACAATTTCAAGAAGATCACAGTTGTTCCCAATGGGAAAGACTTCATCGACATCATCCTCTCCCGTACTCAGCGTCAGACCCCAACCGTCGTCCACAAGGGCTACAAGATCAACCGTCTCCGTCAGTTCTACATGAGGAAAGTCAAGTACACTCAGACCAACTTCCACGAGAAGCTCTCCACCATCATCGAAGAGTTCCCTCGCCTGGATCAGATCCATCCTTTCTACGGAGACCTCCTCCACGTCCTCTACAACAAGGATCACTACAAGCTCGCTCTCGGGCAAGTCAACACCGCCAGGAACTTGATCAGCAAGATTGCTAAAGACTACGTGAAGCTCCTCAAGTACGGTGACTCTCTGTACCGTTGCAAGTGTCTGAAAGTGGCTGCTCTGGGACGTATGTGTACTGTGTTGAAGAGGATCACTCCTAGTTTGGCTTACTTGGAGCAGATCAGGCAGCATATGGCGAGGCTTCCTTCTATTGATCCCAACACGAGGACTGTGTTGATTTGTGGGTATCCTAATGTGGGCAAGAGTTCTTTCATGAACAAAGTCACCAGAGCTGATGTTGATGTCCAGCCTTATGCCTTTACTACTAAGTCGCTCTTTGTTGGTCATACTGATTACAAGTACTTGAGGTATCAGGTGATTGATACTCCTGGGATCTTGGACAGGCCGTTTGAGGACAGGAACATTATTGAGATGTGCAGTATCACTGCCTTGGCTCATCTTAGAGCTgctgttttgttctttttggaTATCTCTGGGTCTTGTGGTTACACTATCGCTCAGCAGGCTGCTCTCTTCCACAGCATCAAGTCTTTGTTTTTgaacaagcctctggtgattgTCTGCAACAAGACTGATCTGATGCCCATGGAGAATATCTCTGAGGATGATAGGAAACTGATTGAGGAGATGAAGGCTGAGGCGATGAAGACTGCAATGGGAGCGAGTGAGGAAGCTGTGCTGCTGAAGATGAGTACTCTGACTGAGGAAGGTGTGATGGCTGTGAAGAACGCTGCTTGCGAGAGGCTGTTGGATCAGAGGGTTGAGGCGAAGATGAAGTCCAAGAAGATCAACGACCACTTGAACAGGTTCCACGTGGCGTTGCCTAAGCCTCGTGATAACATAGAGAGACCCCATAGCATACCTCAGGTGGTTCTGGAGGCTAAGGCCAAGGAAGCTGCTGCGGTGGAGAAGCGCAAGACTGAGAAAGATTTGGAAGAGGAGAACGGTGGCGCTGGAGTTTACTCTGCTAGTTTGAGGAAGCACTACATCTTGGAGCATGAAGAGTGGAAGGAGGATATATTGCCTGAGATTCTCGATGGTCACAACGTTGCTGACTTCCTTGATCCGGACATTTTGTTGAGGCTCGAGGAGTTGGAGCGTGAGGAAGAGACCAGGCTGGCTAATGGTGAAGAGGATGATTTCGAGATGGATGGGGAAGAGCTCACTGAGGAGCAGAAGGAGCAGCTTGCTAAGATTAGGAACAAGAAAGCTGTGCTCATCAGAGAGCATAGGCTCAAGAAGACCGTTGCGCAGAACAGATCAACCGTTCCAAGGAAGTTTGACAAGGACAAGAAGtacacaactaagagaatgggTAGGGAGCTGTCTTCTCTGGGGCTTGATCCGTCTGCTGCAGTGGACCGTGCGAGAAGCAAGTCGAGAGGGAGGAAGAGGGACCGTTCAGAAGATGCAATGGATGTGGATGATGAGCAAGACTCGAACAAGAAGATGCGCGTGAGGTCGAAGTCGAGGTCTATGTCGATATCGAGGTCACAGTCGAGGCCACCTCCTCATGAAGTTGTGCCTGGTGAAGGGTTCAAAGACTCTACTCAGAAGAAGGCGGCGCTTAAGATTAGCAATAGCTCTCACAAGAAGAGAGACAAGAATGCAAGACGTGGTGAAGCTGATAGAGTTATACCGACTCTGAGGCCGAAGCATTTGTTCTCAGGGAAGAGGGGTAAAGGAAAGACAGATAGGCGTTGA